In Acidobacteriota bacterium, the DNA window AGGCACGCCCGTGATAGCCGATGGGGATGTGCTTGTAGTTGGGCAACAGCGGGTTGTCGGGCCGGAACATGGAACCAACGTTGGTGGCATGGTGCACGGAGGCATAGAAGTCGGTGTAGTCGCCGACCCGGGCGGGCATGAGCATGCGCACGGCGTCCTGATCGAAGAGCGCCTTCTCGGCGAGCTCCCGATGCTCGCCTTCGGCGTCGTGCTTCAGAAGCTCCACCAGCCGCCCCCGCAGGGCCTTCCGCTGATCGGCGGTGAGGGCCATGAGGTCGTTGAGGCGATGGGCTCGGCAAGCCTCCGCGGCATCGAGCAATTTGAACAACCCGGCCTCGCTGCAGGCCCGTAGATCGAGCACCTGGTCACCGATGGCAACGCCCACCCGACCCTCGCTTGCGCCGGGGGGAACGAAGACGCCGAAGGGCAGGTTCTGGATGGGAAAATCCGTCTCGGGCTGGTTGGCGGATTCCACCCAGCTGTGCAGCAGCGGATTGTGGGTATGGTCGGCAGTATGGTTCATAGCCAGGTCAGTCCTCGCAAGTCGTCGATCGGTTCGGTAAAAGAGCACGAGCCGTAGGAACGGCAGAAGCTTTGGCGCGCCTCGACGAGCTGGGCGGTGGTGATCCGGGCGTCGTGCCATTGGGCACCTTCATCGTCGAAGCAGAAGGCCATAGAGTCGCATTCCACCAGCAGGCGCGAGACGTCCTCCGGCGCCAGCGTGCCGGCGTGGAGCAGAGCCGCGGCCAGGAAGAGGTTGGCGAAGCCGTACATGGTGGCGCAGGGGCTATCGTCTTCGTAGGTCAGCCGGTAGCGGCCGCAGATCGGATGGTGCAGGCCGGCGGTGGCCTTGAAGGGGATGCCGGCGGCGCGGCAGGCTGCAAAGAAGGCCTGAACCTCCGCCGGCCGCGGGAAGGCCTCGGCGGTGACGCCTCCGGTGCGGATCTTGGCTCGCCCCCGGGTCCCCGCCAACGCCTCCACGATGGGCTGGAACTCTTCGCCGGCGGCGGCCTCGAAGAAGAGCTCCCACTCTTCGGGCATGAGCTGCAGAGCCCTCTCCACCTCCTCCGGGCTCGCCACCCGAATTTCGAGGGAGGAGACGGTCAGGCCGGTCTCGTCCCGGCGCTGGTCGAATCTCATCAACGCCTCGGCGGCCGCCGCATCCGGCGGCGCCAGGACGCTCAGCGGCCAGGGCTCTTCCCCGTCCGCAGAAGAGCTTTCCTCAACCGCCTGCTCGAGCTCTTCCAGCCGCGCCAGGGGCACGACAAAGCGCCCCAACATCCACGCGTCCTCTCCACCGCGGTAGGCGGCGTAGTTGTCCACCGATGGCTGCATGGGCAGCTGGGCCGGTGGAAAAAGGCCGGCATAATCGATCAGGCCGGCGAGCATGGCGCGCAAAGATTTCGTCATTCAGATCTCCCGTGGGTCTGCTCGCGGACGCGAGCCCCAACCAGTATAACGGCACCCCCCCTCATCGCCGCAAACTGTTGTAAAGCCCAAGCTTGAGACCCCCGCCCCTTCACCTCAGCTAGCGACTCCACTCCCGGTCGCTAGCACCCCAAAGCTGGATCAACCACTTCCGGTATGAGTGGGCTGCGGGTTTCGAGGATGGGCGTCTTCGCCCACCGCAGAACCCGACGGCCCACGCCCACGGGTTCATCGGCCCCCTGCTGAACGAAGGAGCGTGAGGTGAAGGAATTTCAGCAAGTCGGGCAAAGCTCAATTAGGGCCCGGCAACGCGGGGGCGGAGGCCCCCTGGTGAACCAAGAATGAAAAAGGGAAAAAGGAGGAAAATCAGCCCCCACCGCTCAGCTGCGCCCGGGCACGGGGCGCAACGCGGGGGCCGTCGTTGTGGAAGAGGCGGGCGCCTTCTTGGGCGGCGGCGCGTTGGAGGGCGCCTTGGGCTTGGGCGGCGTAGTCGGGCCCGAGGGCGCGGAGAGCTACGGCTAGCCAATAGTCGACCGTCCCCTGACCGAGCCCGGAGCCCGTGGGAGCCTCGATGCCCCGCAACACCTTCACCGCCTCTTCGTAGTCCCGGCCGTGGAGATAGACCGCCGCCTGGTTGAGCTCGATGAGCCACGGGGCGGTGCCGTCCAGGGGGTCGGAGGCCAGGGCGGTGAGGAAGGCGGAGATGGAGGCGTAGATCAAGTCCGGAGAATCCAGCGGCACCACCGCCGGGGTGATGCCCAGGCGCAGGTCGACGGTTCTCGTCTCCGTGCCCCGGAGCACCGTCACGCTCAGGCTCGAGCCCTCCGGCTGCTCCGCCAAGCGTTCCATCAACGCCGCAGCGGTGCCCGGCGTCTCACCGGAGAGTGCCAGGATCTCGTCCCCGGGGGCCAGGCCGCTGGAAGCAGCGGGGCCGCCGGAGGTGACCGAAGCCACCACCGGACCCTGGGCGGCGGCGCTGTCTACCAGGAGCGCGCCCAGCCAGGGACGCTGCAGCTCCACCGGCTGGTCGAAGCCCTCGATCACCTGCGCCACCGCCTCCGGGCGATGGGTGGGGATGCGCCGGTGGTCGGGAAGGGCCGGCGCCGGAGAGGCGGGGAGGAACCACAGGTCCGCGTGGGAGGCCAGCAGATCGTCGGAGAGCACCGCCAGAGCGTAGACGGAACCCGGGTAACGCCGCTCCATGGCCTGGCGGACCTGGTCCCAACGCACCGTCGAGCGGCCCGCCGCCGCGGCGGGGCCGGTGGCGGCGCGGAGCACCGAGGCGTTAAGCTCCGGGCGAGCGAGCAAATCGCTGCTCTCCTCCGAACGGTCCAGGAAGAGCCAACGCTCCAGCTGTGAGCCGGCTTCGGCGAGGGCAGTGCGCAGCTTGCCACCGGCGACGCCGTCGCCGCCCACGACGCCCACCAGCACCAGCGCCGGCCGCAGATCCAAAGCGACTTCTTTCTCCTCGCCATCGCCGACGGTGACGCGAGTCTCGAAGACTCCGGCAGCGGCGTCGGAAACCACCAGGCGATGCTCACCAGGAGCCAGATCGAGGCGCCCACCGCCGCCCCCCAGGGGCAGCGGCCGGACCACCTCGCCGTCCAACTCCACCGTCGCTCCCGGCGGCAGGCTGCGCAGCACCAGCGTGCCGCGCTCGCGCTCCAAGATCATCACCCCGGCGTCGTAGTCTCGCAGCTCCGGCACCGACACCGACACCCGGTACGGGCGATAGCCTTCGCGGCTCAGCTCCAGGCGATGATCGCCGGGGGTCAGGTCACCGATGCGCAAAGGCGCAGACAGCTCGCTCCGCGGATAGCGGGAGGCCGCCGGCGGCACCGGATAGCCCGGCGGCAGCGTGCCCTGGGTGACCCCCACCGGCTGCCCGTCGACCCGCACCTCGACGTCCGACGGACGGGTCACCAGCCGCAGCATGGCGCTGTTGCGTTCGAGCTCCAGATTGAGCGGTACGGTGCGCCCCCCGGGCACTTCCACCTGCATCACGATGTCGGCGTAGCCGGGGCGCTTGGCGGTGATGGTGCGGGTGCCGGCGGCCACCGGCAGCTCTCCGGAAGACGGGTCTACCCGCCGCGAGTCCACCAACACCCGGGCATCCTGCGGCGTCACCGTCAGGTTGAGGCGGCCGAGGGATGAACGACGCAGCGCGATGTAGCGGTTGGCGAAGTTGGCGTCGATGCCCTGGGAGGGCATCTCGAAAGCGGGATTTTGCGCCAGGATGCGCACCAGGTCCTGGTCGGCTCCGGCGCTGTCTCCCCGGGCGTCCAAGGCGCGGGCGCGCAAGAGCAGGCTCGACTCCAGCCGCGCGCGATCCCGCACCAGCGTGTCCGAAGGGGTCGCCGGCACGCCGTCGGGAAGCTCTGCCAGAGCGCCCTCGGCCTCGCCGACGCGGGTTTCGAGGATGCGCACCAAAGCGTTGGCGAGCTCCAGGACGGCGGGGCCGGCGGGGTCGTTGCGGAAAGCCTCCTGGGCCGCCCGATAACGCTGCGCCAGCTCTTCGGCGGTGAGGCGGTCGTAGGCGATCTCGGTGTAGCTCTCCGGTGGCAGGTCCTGCTCCTCGATCTGCGCCACGGCGGCCGGCAGCACGAGCAGCGCGAGCAGCAGCGTCGAGACGAGCACCAAAGCTCGGGCGCCTCGTAGCCTTGGGAGGGTCATCGAAAAGTGGGTGTCGTCGTGCATCGGGATCCTCATTCCGCTTCTACCCCTCATTCCACGACCACCAACGTGCTCAACTTGCCGTCCACCACCAGCACCCGGCCGGCGCCGTCCACCGCCAGGTCCAGGGGATTGCGCAGCTCCAATCCTCCGGGCAGCTGGGGACCGAGGGTCGCCATCAGCTGGCCGTCCGGCTGGTAGATGGAGATGCGGCCGGCGTCGCGGTCGAGGACGTAGAGATTGCCCAGATCGTCGACGTCCAACGCCTGGGGCTTGCGCCCGAGATCGCGAACGATCACCCCCAGGGAAGTGCCGTCGGGGCTGAAGCGCTCGACCTGAGAGCTCTTGCCGTCGAGCACGTAGATGCGGCCCTGGGCATCGCGGGCGACGTCCACCGGTTCGCCCTCCGCCAGGGTGGCCAGATAGCGGCCGGCGGGGATGAAGACCAGCACCCGGTCGCTCTGCTCGTCGAGCAAATACCACTGGCCCAGACGGCCGCGGCGACCGGCGGCGAGGTCCTTCACCGGCTCCATCTTCCTGCCCCGGGGTGCCATGAAGCTTTGGGAAGA includes these proteins:
- a CDS encoding PEGA domain-containing protein; the protein is MHDDTHFSMTLPRLRGARALVLVSTLLLALLVLPAAVAQIEEQDLPPESYTEIAYDRLTAEELAQRYRAAQEAFRNDPAGPAVLELANALVRILETRVGEAEGALAELPDGVPATPSDTLVRDRARLESSLLLRARALDARGDSAGADQDLVRILAQNPAFEMPSQGIDANFANRYIALRRSSLGRLNLTVTPQDARVLVDSRRVDPSSGELPVAAGTRTITAKRPGYADIVMQVEVPGGRTVPLNLELERNSAMLRLVTRPSDVEVRVDGQPVGVTQGTLPPGYPVPPAASRYPRSELSAPLRIGDLTPGDHRLELSREGYRPYRVSVSVPELRDYDAGVMILERERGTLVLRSLPPGATVELDGEVVRPLPLGGGGGRLDLAPGEHRLVVSDAAAGVFETRVTVGDGEEKEVALDLRPALVLVGVVGGDGVAGGKLRTALAEAGSQLERWLFLDRSEESSDLLARPELNASVLRAATGPAAAAGRSTVRWDQVRQAMERRYPGSVYALAVLSDDLLASHADLWFLPASPAPALPDHRRIPTHRPEAVAQVIEGFDQPVELQRPWLGALLVDSAAAQGPVVASVTSGGPAASSGLAPGDEILALSGETPGTAAALMERLAEQPEGSSLSVTVLRGTETRTVDLRLGITPAVVPLDSPDLIYASISAFLTALASDPLDGTAPWLIELNQAAVYLHGRDYEEAVKVLRGIEAPTGSGLGQGTVDYWLAVALRALGPDYAAQAQGALQRAAAQEGARLFHNDGPRVAPRARAQLSGGG